AGGTGGTATTTTTGCAGGAATTCTGGTAAGGGTATTTTTTAAGAATAAATCTTTTTGTAAATTTAATGAATTTGATATGCCAAAGAATCGTGACACGGATCCAAATCCTGCTATGAGATTTCTTAAGAACATCTGGCGAAATGTTAATATTACTTTACCTTATTTCCTTTTAGGAATTATTTTAACTGCATTATATCAAAGATATGTTCCAAATGAATGGATTATTAATCTATTTGGATCTAATCATGGATTTGGTACACTTATGGCTGCTGCGCTTGGGATACCACTTTATATGTGTGGTGGAGGAACAATACCTATTATATATGCATGGCTTGGAACGGGAATGAGTAAAGGAAGTGCAGTTGCCTTTATGATAGCAGGTCCTGCAACCAAGATAACAAATCTCGGTGCTTTAAAGATTGTTCTTGGCATGAAAAATTTTGTTATTTACATTGTCTTTTCTATTTTATTTGCCACACTTTCGGGGATTATTGTTAATATGATGTTTTAGCTGATCTACGAAATATTTATATTTTTAATCATTTTTAAGGTTTTAGAAAAGATAAATATAAATGACAAATGTTGAATGAAACTTAGGTTTGGATGGAGTTTACTAAGTGTCCTTTGAAGGTAAATCTCCATCTGAAAGTTAATTAACTTATTCTTTTCCTTTCAGGGGGATATTTAGTTCAAGTCAAAGATTCGATTAACAAGATTAATATTCATATAACTTAACAGAACTAAGATAAATTTTAGGAGAAAATATGAAAGAAAGTGAAAAAATTAAAAATATGAGAAGCGAACTTAATGATATGCTTAATAGTAAGAATTTATTAGATAATGAAGTTCTTGTTTTAAGCCAGAAGATAGATTTAGAAATTGTGAATTATATGCGAAGACAAAAAGATATTTTGATTAGAAAATACTTGCAGCCGGATGATAAATAGGTAATAGGAAAAGTGTGTTTATGCTGATATATATATAGTTTATTGAATATTTTATTCAAAGGAAGCAAAAGTGTTTTTTTACTTAAAGTGTCAATATAAATTGTAGATAAAAAGGAGAACTGAAATTGGATAAGTTATTTAAATGTATTGTGTTTATATTTTGGGCTGCAATATTGTTAATATTTTTTAAGTATGAATTATACAATAATGGTACTGATAAAATTATAAAATTCTTAAATACATATAAAGAATATAGTGAACTATTATTTCTAATAATTGCATCACTAAGAATTTTTACTTTGATTCCATGCACTGTTTTTATAATTATCGGAGGAGTTTTGTTTAATCCGTTGGAAGCTTTTATTTTAACAGCGATTGCGAATTTAATTAGTGAAGTTTTATTATTTTTCTTTGTTAAACTCACTTTTGGTATGAGCTATCAAAATAAAATAATAAAAAAGTACCCTAAAATATACAACATGGTAAAAAAGAATAGTGTACAAATTCTAGCATTAGGTGTTTCATCGCCTGTTGTGCCCAGTGATATAGTTTGTTTCTTTTCTGTATTAACAGAGATTACTCTAAT
The DNA window shown above is from Clostridium beijerinckii and carries:
- a CDS encoding permease; the encoded protein is MADILYREFVYFWYYFTLQFKQIFGYWILGIVIGSLVSVFLKNKIHGMMALLNGKKMGIIGIIPAAALGILSPLCMYGTIPIVASFSKNGEREDWIAAFMMSSVLLNPQLFFYSLALGKQIAMLRLIVSFLGGIFAGILVRVFFKNKSFCKFNEFDMPKNRDTDPNPAMRFLKNIWRNVNITLPYFLLGIILTALYQRYVPNEWIINLFGSNHGFGTLMAAALGIPLYMCGGGTIPIIYAWLGTGMSKGSAVAFMIAGPATKITNLGALKIVLGMKNFVIYIVFSILFATLSGIIVNMMF